A single window of Malus sylvestris chromosome 5, drMalSylv7.2, whole genome shotgun sequence DNA harbors:
- the LOC126621911 gene encoding uncharacterized protein LOC126621911 has product MSRSLVQPVGQKRLTNVAVVRLKKHGTRFEIACYKNKVLSWRSGVEKDLDEVLQSHTVYTNVSKGVLAKTKDLKAAFDSDDQTKICLEILDKGELQVAGKERESQLSSQFRDIATIVMQKTYNPETRRPYTISLIESLMHEIHFAVDPHKSSKKQALEVIHELQKHFPIKRSPMRLRLIVPDHEFSSLSEKLTAWNASIISKDQSGSQISTICELDPGFYRECEGLMMKLHGRYEVLALSVHAEGDTVIDQYDDHEDEPSHSLKDSSNISSLKKKECTDPDLSKKESADPVLKLSDDLQKQSNSTGSGNTAAEGKQNKCSTCNAFVGDSKQYRDHFKSEWHKHNLKRKTRQLPPLTEEECAADMEMDDHKADLRDYSF; this is encoded by the exons ATGTCGAGATCACTGGTGCAGCCGGTAGGGCAGAAGAGGCTGACGAACGTGGCAGTGGTGCGTCTGAAAAAGCACGGCACCCGCTTTGAAATCGCCTGTTACAAGAACAAGGTCCTCTCATGGCGCTCTGGCGT TGAGAAAGATTTGGATGAAGTACTGCAATCGCATACCGTTTACACAAATGTTTCGAAAGGTGTTCTTGCCAAGACAAAAGACTTGAAGGCCGCATTTGATTCCGATGACCAGACCAAGATTTGTTTGGAG ATTTTGGACAAAGGAGAGCTTCAAGTGGCTGGGAAGGAGAGGGAATCTCAGTTGTCCAGTCAGTTTCGGGACATAGCCACCATTGTTATGCAGAAAACCTATAATCCTGAAACCCGGCGCCCTTACACTATTAGCTTGATTGAGAGTCTAATGCATGAAATTCACTTTGCTGTAGACCCACATAAAAGCTCGAAGAAGCAG GCTCTGGAAGTTATTCATGAGCTTCAGAAGCACTTCCCAATCAAACGGTCTCCAATGAGATTGCGACTCATAGTTCCTGACCATGAATTTTCATCTCTTTCGGAGAAGCTGACTGCCTGGAATGCTAGCATAATTTCTAAAGATCAATCTGGAAGTCAGATATCTACT ATTTGTGAATTGGACCCTGGTTTTTATCGTGAATGTGAGGGATTGATGATGAAGTTGCATGGTAGATATGAAGTTCTTGCACTCTCTGTGCATGCGGAGGGTGACACTGTTATCGATCAATATGATGATCATGAGGATGAACCGTCACACTCACTCAAAGATTCCTCGAACATCAGTTCATTAAAGAAAAAGGAATGTACTGATCCTGACTTGTCGAAAAAGGAGTCAGCTGATCCTGTGCTAAAATTGAGCGATGATTTGCAGAAACAGAGCAACTCTACTGGGAGTGGAAATACTGCAGCTGAGGGAAAGCAGAACAAATGCAGCACATGCAATGCATTCGTGGGCGATTCCAAGCAGTATAGGGATCACTTCAAGAGTGAGTGGCACAAGCATAACTTGAAACGCAAAACCAGACAACTTCCTCCCCTTACTGAAGAAGAGTGTGCAGCTGACATGGAAATGGACGACCATAAAGCCGATTTGAGGGATTATTCCTTCTAA